GGACCTGGAAGGCAACGTCGCCAATCAGGTGTGCGGGATGTTGACTCTGCTGGTGCCGCTGTTTTTCTTTGTGCGCCACAAAGTCTTCCTGAGCAAAAGCTTCTACCAACAGAATTTCTTCCTGCTGCTGTTCCTTGCTTGCGTCGCGGCGTCGATTGGTTGGTCGAGCGAGCCGATGCTGAGCTTCAAACGCTTCATCGCGCTGCTGAGCGTGGTGTTTTTCGGCGGCTTCATCGCTTATCGCTACAGCCTGGAACGCATCGCCCTGCTGTTCGGTTGCGTGATTGGCGCGGCGGCGCTGGTCGGGCTGATTTTTGCCTTGATTCGACCGGACATCGCGTTCATCTCCGGCGGCATACGCGACGGTGCGTTTCGCGGGATCTTCGCGGAAAAGAACGCCGGGGCGCGTCTCAACGCCATCGCGATCCTGTTGCTGCTGCCGATGATTCGTCAGCGCAACCCGTTGGCAATGCTCTATGGCTTGTTCGCGCTGATCGCCATTGGCCTGGCGCAATCGGCGACGGCCATTGCGCTGGTCGTCGCGGGCGCCGTCAGCTACGGCTACTTCCTGCTGCTGATCCGTTTGCGCATCAACCGGTCAATGGCCACCCTGTGCGCCGCGACGATTGTGTTCTTTCTGCTGTGCCTGATGCTTTACGCCAACTATGCGCTACTGCTGGAGCTGGTCGGTCGCGATCCGTCACTCACCGACCGCACGCTGATCTGGGATCTGCTTCAGCCGCTGATCGATGATCGCTTTATCAAGGGCTACGGCTTCGGTGCGTTCTGGGCCAGTGCCGAGGCCGACGCTTTCATCAACCGCTGGGGCTACATCGGCAATGCCCACAGCGGCTACGTGGAAACGTTGCTCAACGGCGGGCTGATTCAACTGGTCGCATTGTTGCTGCTGTTTGCCCAAGCCTTGAGCAAACGGTATCGCGCCCTCACCACCGCCGACCAATCCGCGCGCTATCAAGCCTGCGCGCTGGTGATCATCGGCTTGTTCGTGGTCACCAATTACGTCGCCTACGTCATTCCCAATTATCGCTCGGGCGAGTTTCTGCTGTTTTGCGTGCTGAGCCTGACCTTCCGTCATCACCGCCTCGAACGCACCGCGGTTCGCCGCCCTGGCGTTGAATCGCGCCCGCTGCGCAATGCCTTTCAGGAGCAACGTCCATGCTGAACGAACCGGTGCCGCCCCTCACGGTGTGCGTGGTGATTCCGTTGTACAACGCTGCGGCGAGCATCGTGCAAACGCTGGATTCGGTGTGCGGGCAAACCCGCCTGCCGGACAAGGTGATCGTCGTCGACGACGGATCCAGCGACGCCGGTGCGCAAATCGTCAAAGACTACCCGGCGCCCTTCCCTTTGCTGTTGTTGCAGCAGGCCAATCAGGGCCCGGCCACGGCGCGCAATCGAGGCATTTTCAGTGCCGAAGAAACCTTTATCGCCTTCCTCGACGCCGACGACCGCTGGCACCCGCAAAAGCTCGAAAAGCAGCTTGCGCTGTTCGCCGATCTGACCCGGCAAGGGCGCAAGGTCGGCCTGATCGATTGTTACCAGATGAGCGAGTTCGATGACGGCAAACGCCAGCTCGAAGATCGTCGCAAGCACGGTGATCATTTTGCCGATTTCATCCGTGAAAACATGATCAACGGCACCTCGGGCGTACTGGCGCTGCGCGAGACGATCCTGGCCATCGGCGGTTTCGAGCAGAGCCTGCGCTTTGCCGAGGATCGTTTGCTGTGGACCCGCATCGCCGAGCTGGCGGAGATCCACACCGTGCCGCAGATTCTGCATTGGCGCGCGGTCAGCAGTGGCAACATCACCGCGCAACCGCACAAGTATTACCCGCACAAAATCCGTTTCATCGAGCTGTATCTGAGCCGCTACGGCGCGCGGCTAAGCAAGCAACAACGCATCCATTTCGTCCTCGCCAACCATGCCGAATTCCTTAACGCGTTTTCCCGTCGCGGCGACCACACGCGGGTCATCCAGGTGTTTCGGCAGATGCTTGCGCACTCGTGGCAAACGCTGCTGTTTTTCCATGGCAAGCCGACCCTGCGCTACCTCTACGCCCGCTTGAAAACGTTGCGCAGGCACGCCTGAAGCGATCGCCCCTTCTCTACAGGTTCCGCCCCATGGCCAACCATCGACTGATGACGCTGATATGGATTTTCACCGAGAAATTCGGGCTGATTTTCCTTTCGATGATTACCTTCGTGGTCTACGCACATCTGTTGACGCCAACCGAACTGGGCGTCGGCACGGTGATCATTGCCATCGTCGAAGTGGTCGGCATTCTGTTTTCATCGATGCTGGAAGATCCGCTGGTTCGCCTGCAGCGCATGGAAGACAAACATGTCAGCAGCGTGTTCTGGTTCGCGGTGCTGGTCAGTCTCGCGTCGATTGCGCTGATCTCGCTGGGCGTCATGCTGTACACGACGTCTGCCGAGCTGCGCTGGATGACCGCCGTGGCGTCGGTGAAGATTCTGTTCACCCTGATGGCTCGGGTCTACGTCGCGCAAATGCGCCGCAGCGGCAACTTCAAATTGCTCGCCTCGCGCACGTTGCTCGGCAAAGTCGCCGGTGGCCTGGGCGGCGTAGCGGTCGCACTGCTGGGCCTGGGGCCGTGGGCCGTGATTGCCCAGGCGTTGATCATGGATTGTATTTCGGCCGTGGTATTGATGCGCAACGACCCGCGCCGCATCCCTCTGCACATCGACCGCCAAGTGCTCGGCGAAGTGCTGCGCGCGGGCACGCCGGTGGCGATCAATGTCATGAGTTCGCAAACCCTGCAACGCGGGGTCAACGTGATTCTCGGCCTCACCGCTGGCGCCCACGCGGTGGGCATGTTCAACCTGGCGATGCGCATCATCGACCTGCCGCGCTCGGCGATCTACAACGGCTTGATGAGTTACGCGCTGCCGGTGTTCGCCCGGCGCAGCGCCGAACCCGCGCGACTGATCGGCGTGATCGGCGACTCGACCGCCATCAGCGGCTTTGTCCTCACCCCGCTGTTTTTCGGGATTGCCCTGACCGCCAACGACATCATCCTGCTGATCTTCGGCGCCAAGTGGGCCGATGCAATCCCGATGCTGCAAGTGCTGGCGTGCACCGCTGCGCTGGGCAATCTGGCGCTATACGCGACGACTGCGCTGGTGGCGGTGAACCGCACGCACCTGACCCTCAAGGCCGAAGTCGGCACCACGCTGCTGGCGCTGTCGCTGGTCTATCTGTTCGGTGCTCAGCTCGGTGGCATGGCGGCGGCGTGGGCGCTGCTGCTGCGCATGGTGCTGATGACGCCCTTGCAGATTCGCGGCTTGCACGCGGCGATCGGTTATCACTGGCGCACCTGCTTGCAGTCCGGTTACCGCAGCATGGTCGCCTCCTGGGTGATGGTCATGGCCGTGATCTGGACGTCCGCGCATTCGGGCTTGTCCGGGTATCTGCATCTGCTCTGTGACATCGCCGTCGGCACCGTGACCTATGGCCTCGTCTACAGCCTGTTGCACCCGCGCTGGCCGCACGAATTCAAGTTGGTGTTCACCGCCCGCTGACCTGGCTTTTCCCGCAATGGAGCACGTCGTCATGCGCAAAACCACGCTGATCACTGGCGGAGCCGGCTACCTCGGTTCTCACACGGCACTGCAACTGATCGAGGCCGGCCGCTCGGTGCTGATTCTGGACAATCTGAGCAATAGCTGCCGGGAATCAATTGCACGGCTGGAACAACTGAGCCATTCGCGCATCGACTTTATCGAGGGCGATATCCGCGACGCAGCGCTGCTCGAGGAAATTTTCAGCACCTACGACATCGACGCGGTGCTGCACTTCGCCGGGCTCAAAGCCGTGGCGCAAAGCGTGCGACGGCCAATGGATTATTACGCCAACAATGTCGTCGGCACCCTCAGTCTGTGCCAGGCGATGGCGCGGGCGCACGTGTTCAACCTGGTGTTCAGTTCATCGGCGACGGTGTACGGCGAGCCGGCGGCGACGCCGATTGTCGAAGCGTCGGGCACCGGCAAACCGGCCAACCCATACGGTCGCTCCAAGTTGATGATCGAAGAGTTGCTGAGTGATCTGGCGCGTTCCGACTCGCGCTGGAGTATCGCCGTACTGCGCTATTTCAACCCCATCGGCGCCCACCCCAGCGGCCGGATCGGCGAAGCGCCCAATGGCCTGCCGAACAATCTGCTGCCATGCCTTACCCAAGTAGCGATGGGTCTGATGCCGGCGCTGACGGTTTACGGTAACGACTACCCGACGGCGGACGGCACCTGCGTGCGCGACTACATTCATGTAGTCGATCTGGCCGAAGGTCATCTCAAGGCATTGCAGGTATTGCAGGCCGGAGCCGGGCTGCACATCTGGAACCTCGGCACTGGTATCGGTTACAGCGTGCTGCAAATCATCAGCGGCTTTGAAGACGTCACCGGCATCAGCATCCCGTACCGTTTCGCCGAACGCCGTGCCGGTGACGTCGCCGAGTGCTGGGCCGATGTCGACAAGGCCCGGCGCGAACTGGGCTGGAGCGCCCAGCGAGATCTGACGCAGATGCTCATCGACAGTTGGCACTGGCAATCGAACAACCCTCGGGGCTATAGCCCGCAACCGGCGCCGCTGCTCGCGGTCGGCATGAAGTAACCCGGCAGCCGAGGCGCAATCACACGTAAAGGATGACCCATGAGCCGTTATTCCTGGCTACTGCTTGCATTGACTTTGCTGGCCGCGAGTGCGCGCGGGGAGCTTGAACGACCGACCGCCGACGGCCTGGTGTTGTGGCTGGATGCCGACGATCCGGCCGCTATGACCCTCGACGCGCGGAATCAGCTGCTGCGCTGGCATGACAAGTCGACGCACGGCCACCACGTCGAGGTCGACAATCCCAAGGCCGTAACCTTGCCGCTGCGCGTGAGCGATGCGCTAAACGGCCGCGGCGTCGTTCGGTTCAGTGGCACCGCGGCGTTTTTGGGTGCGGCCATCCGCACCGGTAAAGGCCCGGTCACGGTGTTCGTAGTGTCGCGGCGCTTGCCCGAGCAGGCGGGTGGCAAGGCCTGGCAACGCCTGTTCAGTTCGCGCCCGCAATTGGCCGACAACGATAACGTCGCGCCGAACTTCGGCATCAGCGTGCAACAGACCACGGCGTATCCAGCGACCTTGGCGTTTCTGGAAGCCAATGACGTGCCGATCGGCCCGTTCGCCGTGGCGCGCAATGTGGTGGGCACCTCGGAAATCCTCCGTGGCGATGTCGCCGAGGTCCTGGTGTATGACCGCCCTTTCAGCAGCCAGGCCGAGCGCCGCAGCGTCTTCGAATATCTGGCGAAGAAATGGGCGGTTGCCATCCCGCCACAGGTCGACGCATGGACGCGCATCGGCCCGCTGGGGCCCACGCCGACGCCGGAAAACGCCGACCTGCCGCTTTCAGATCAAGCCAACGTGGGGCGTTGGCAGCGCGATACGCGGTTGTCCGATGAATTCAACGGCACGGCCCTCGACCCGGTGCGTTGGCACGTCAACAACGCGACCGGCACCGATTCGCTGGGCAGAAAACCGGCGCTGTTTCTGCCGGAAAATGCCCGCGTCGGCAATGGCAATCTCAATATCACCTTCCGCAAACAGACCTTGCCGGAAAAATACGTGAGCCTGGGCTACAAGGACTACAGCTCGGCCATGGTGCGCACCGAAGAGCGCGGGCTCTACGGCTATTACGAAGCCCGCGCCAAACCGATGAACTCCGCAGGCTCCAGCGCGTTCTGGCTGGCGTGGACGGGCCTGCCGGACAATGCCACCGAAATCGATATTTTCGAAATTGGCGGCAAGACCAAAAACGAAGCGTTCGACCGTCTCTACAACATGAACGCCCACGTCTGGGCCACACCGCAAAGCACCCAGCACCTGAGCGCTGGCAGTAGCTGGGTGGCCCCGTGGCGCCTGGCGAACACTTTTCACGTCTACGGTTTCGACTGGCAGCCCGACACCCTGCGCTGGTACGTCGACGGCGTGCTGGTCAGGGAGGCGAGGAACACGAACTGGCATTTCCCGATGCAAATCGTCTTCGACAGCGAAGCCATGTGGGACTGGTTCGGCGTTGTCGACGATGCCGACCTGCCGTCCATATTCCGCATCGATTATGTCCGCGTCTGGCAGCGCCCATGAGCGACGCCCTGAGTGGATCAGACGGATACCCAACCTCTGCGTACCCGCCGCAAAGCGGTCAATCCATGTCCAGTTCCGCATACGCCGGCCGCTCGGCGCGGGCTAGAGTCGAATCGCCCTGCCACAGGACGTAGACGTCGTTAACTTCTTCTTGCCCGACTTCGTAGGCATAAAATTTCATCCTGACGTGCAGCGGATTTCTGCGCCGGTGCGCCCTGATTTCAGCGGCGTCAGCGTCAGCAAGATCGCCGATACTGATCTTCGCCTTATTCATGTATCGCGCAACGATATCGTCTTCAATCGACTTCTGATTCGAGAGCAAATGAGTGCCATTGTGGGACGGGAAAGCAACAGCTACGAGCGAGTTCTGTTCAGCGATTTGAATGGCGACCTCAAAAAACGTCTCGACAATGGATGACGCCGTATGCGCCGCGAGCATGTCATCCATTGGATTGATCGCGCGGACAATCAGGCACAGGCCGGTTGGGTGCAATGCCGGGATCGGTTCCAGGCACACCAGCGCCATTCCGGCCAGACGCCGTTGCGTCGGGTCAAACACCACCAAATGAGCCTGCCTGGATTCCTGCCACATTTGCGTATTGTGTTGAGAGCAGAGCACCGCAGCGTGCTTGGCGAAATAAGCAGCGGGATGTTTTGACAGCGTCGCTTCCAGCGCCGTGGACAGGTTTTCAGTCTTCACCTTGACGAACTTGGCTTGCTCCCTGGCGACCCAGCGCAAGCACGTTTCCAGGACATTTTCCCTGACCTGTCTGAACGCTTCGCGCAGTTGCTCGCGGCCGCCGCCAGGCAACGTCTGCGCAGTGACCAAAAGACGGCTGGCAAAAGTCGCCGCGTCTGTTTCACTGAACCCTGCGAGAAAACGCTCGGCATGTTCATTCAGTGCGTCCGGTAGCGTGCTATTGAACAATTTATTCAACTGCTCGAATCGTTCAAAAGCTTGTGCTCCCTCTCCGGCCATCTGCGCGACATCTTGCAGATCTTTCTTGACCCACTGCGCCACTGCCGTGTCCTCGCGAGCTGCCGCGAGCATCACGCCAAGATGTTCGGCCAGGGACCATGGATCTCGTGCAGCATCTTCCAAACGTTTGGCGCGAAGCCCCTTGCACGTCTGGGCAAGGTCCTGATCTCCCCGTTCATGGAAGCGCATGGCATAAGCGGCTGCTCGGCCCAGCCCATTCAAACTCCTGCGCTCAAGCAAACCGTCAAGACGCCGAAAGGCTTTTTCCCACGTCATCGCATAGCGGGGCTCCAGGGTCAGCGCGGCGAGATCAGCCTCTCGCCCGCGCACCTTGGGCCAGGTTTCGAGCACGGTGCCAACCGACGTCCGGTAGATCATGGAAATGGCATCGACCTGCATTTCATTCAACACTGCATCTGTCGGGCCGGATCCGGTCAACAGTTGGTCGATCAGCGGATTGAGCGCCGCCAATTGATCCTCGATCACGTGAGAAGGCTCCCAGGCATTGCGCAGAATGCTTTTCAGCACGACACCCGCGGTGCGGTCGAGAATCTTTGGCAGCACCGTGATCAGGCTGCAAATTTCCTGGGCAAACAGTGTTGCGTAGCGCTCGTCATAGATGGCTCTGGACTCCTCGTCGCGCGCGACGAATCGCTCCCCCAGCACAGCCAGGCAACGCGAGCGGACAACGTCGTGCACCACGCTCTGGTTGCCTGTGACCACGCTGAAATTGTTCCGCGCGTAAGCATCGTCCAGCAGCAGAAGATAAGCGTCATCCATGCGTCCCCACCAACGGAACCCCTGAATGCCTTTGACCTCGTCGTAGTACCAACCGCGTAGCAGGTCAATGCTGCGCAAGCCCTTGCGCTCGACGAGGAATGTCAGCAATCGCCGTCCGAGCCAGGCGATGGACAGTACCTGTTGCAGGTGCACGAAGTGCGGTAGCTCCATCACGCTCAGCAGGTAATCGTAAGCGTCTGTATCAACGCTTTTACTGGCCTGCTGGACCCAGTCGACCACGTCGACCAACACCGCTTTGCGCTCGCCGAGCAGCTTCAGCAGATACTCCAGAAGATGCGTCGAGGTGTTCTTGTAGCACTTTTGAAACTCCAGCACCGCTACGGCAGAGCCGTATCCGTATCGGGCCAGAATCGCCAGATATTCAGGCAGTTTTTCCGGATTCGACAGGTACCCGTCACACTGCGTCAACTGCTGGATCGTCAGTGAATGCGGCGCACCGGCGAGCACATTGATGCCGATTATGGAACTCGTTGGGCTTTCCTTTTGACTGGCCTGCAGGATCAACGACTGGCATTGAGCCAACTCACTGATGCCGGCACCGATCTTTTTCAGCGCCTCGACGTACTCGCTGGACAGCGGATGGTGACTGTCGATCAAGCGGCGAAATGACTTCACATCCTCCACATTGCGTGCGCCAAGGGTGTCGATGACAAACGACCAACCGGCCGTTGGTGTGTCCCAGAGTTTATCGCCGTACACAGTATAGAGCGCGGTCAGGTCTTCAAACCCGGCGCCCTGCACCACCGCCAGATTCGCCGCGCAACGCCGGGCGTTGAAACGCTCGATGTAAAACTCAAAAACGGTTGCGATGCTCTGGCGCTCAATACCGTGATCGCGCAATACGCGAACCAATTGGCGTGATTTCCACAGCAGGCCGTCGCGGCAATGCTCCTGCAAGACTCGCCATTCGTACTTTGACTTGATCCAGGAAAACTCTTCCTTGCGGGTAATCACGCCCTCTTCGATGAGTATCAGAGCCAGTTCGCCGGCCACCTCATAATGGCCATACCGTGCGTATGGTTCGATCTCGGCCAGGGTACGCACACCCACTCGAAAACAGGCGTGCACCCACTCCGGGCTCAGTGAGCGCAATGTCTGCAATTGCGCGAAAGACGGAAGTGGCAGTCGACGCAACGTCAAATCGACACCGCTATCAAACAGCGGAATATCGGCGCCCAGCATGCGTTTGTACCGGCTGTAGAACAGATACTCACGCCCCTCAAAGGTGCCGACCTGATTCATGCGCCGTTGAACCTCGCGCCATGAAATGAACAGCGGTACAAGGATCTGTCCCAGTTTACGGGCGCAGGACCAGCGCTCGACGAGCAAGGGAATGGACGCCGGGATGGCCAGCGCACGCCGGATCATTTGCTCATGATCGGGGTTCTCGAGCATCAAGGCACGGACGCTGTCTCGCACCTTGCCGCGAAACGCGCGAATCATTCTGCGTAACGTGCGAAACCGCGGAACCACTTCAGTGTCGGGGTGAGACCACCGCGTGGCGCTGTCGTCGCGCCAGGACGGGCAGTCTTTCAGGATCCGCTGACGAAAACGGCGGTACTCAGCGCCCATGCAATCACTTGAATCCTTCACGCGTTCTCCTTGACCAGGGTGCAAGCCCACCCTGGGATTGTGCAGTGTCGAAATAGACTGGCGCGAGCGTCACGCGGGCGCAATAAACAAATTCACTGGTGATGACGGCACCTTGACTGCCCTGGCGAACTATTACTGCTGCAACTGCAGCAATGGTCGCTGCTTTTCGACGATATAGGTCGCCAGTTCCGAACCCTTTTCGCTGCCGACATTCCTCGCGACATGAGCCACGCCGGCCGGGATGAACAGCGAATCCCCGGCTTTCAGCGTCACCGGCGCCCGGCCTTCCAGTTGATATTCGAACGTGCCGCTGATGACATAGGCGATCTCTACGCCTGGGTGAGAGTGTTTTGGCGAGGTCACCCCCGGGGCGAAATCGACACGGGCTTGCAGCACTTCGCGGTCAGCCGCGCCGAGATCCTGATGGACCAGATCCGTGCGGCTGAGCCCTTGTTGCCAGTTCATGGACGGCGGTTGCGCGGCGTGAACCAAGCCGACGAGTGTAAGCAGTCCGGTGGCGGTGGCGATTAAAAGAGTACGTTGCATGATGCAGCCCTCAGAACAGTAGTGATGGGAGTCACTACGTTGAGCGCTGCGTGTAAGCGCAATGTGTCGAGATGCCAGGGTTTATCGAGCCACTGTGTCTCGCGGCCTGCCTGATACAGGCCGATACATGGTGCGCGTCATGGCGCGGTCTGCGGCAGGGACGCGATGTCAGCGTTTTGCACCAGGTCGATCAGCCAGCTTCTGAACGCAACAACCTTCTTCGACTCGGCAATTTCCAGTGGCGTCACCAGATAAAAGCCCAGGTCGGATTTCAGCTTGAGCTTGAACGGCGCCACCAGTTTACCGGCCTTCAAATCATCATCGACATAGGTCGAGCGACCGATACAAACGCCCAGACCGTCGATGGCGGCCTGCACGGCCATCATCGCGAGGTCGAAGGTCAGCCGCGTGCCTTCAGCAAGTTTTTTCGGTTGCCCGGCGGCGCTGAGCCACATGTTCCAGTCGTTGCTGGTCATGCCGCTGACCTGCAGCAACGTGTGGTTTGCAAGATCCACCGGCTTCGTCAAGGCTTTGGGGCCGGTGAGCAATTTGGGACTGCACACCGGAAAAATCTCATCGGACATCAGCCAGTCCGCGCGCAGCCCCTTCCAGTCGCCAAACCCGTAGCGAATCGCGGCGTCGATACCGCCCTTGCGAAAGTCCACCAGGTCAGTGGATGCGGTTACGCGCACGTCGATATTGGGAAACGCATCCTGAAACGAGGCCAAACGCGGCAGCAGCCATTTGGAGGCCAATGACACCAGTGTGCTGATGGTCAACACGCTGTTGTTGGTCGACTCGCGGAGCATTTCCGTGGAGTAACGCAGCTCATGGAAGGCCGAGCGGATGCCGGGCAGATAAGCATGCCCCTCTGTGGTCAACGCCAGACCATCCTTGAGGCGCAGAAACAGGCGGATTCCGAGTTCGTCTTCCAGCCGGCGGATCTGATGGCTGATCGCGGTCTGGGTGACGTTCAGCTCTTCAGCTGCTTTGGTAAAACTCATATGGCGAGCAGCCGATTCAAATGCTCTCAATCCATTGAGGGAAGGAATTCTGGCGACCATAAGACAGGCTA
This window of the Pseudomonas fluorescens genome carries:
- a CDS encoding O-antigen ligase family protein, which encodes MNRLQVRYSTLGDAFILFGVLFYTQVIGFFLRLGNVSVLDDAQQDLEGNVANQVCGMLTLLVPLFFFVRHKVFLSKSFYQQNFFLLLFLACVAASIGWSSEPMLSFKRFIALLSVVFFGGFIAYRYSLERIALLFGCVIGAAALVGLIFALIRPDIAFISGGIRDGAFRGIFAEKNAGARLNAIAILLLLPMIRQRNPLAMLYGLFALIAIGLAQSATAIALVVAGAVSYGYFLLLIRLRINRSMATLCAATIVFFLLCLMLYANYALLLELVGRDPSLTDRTLIWDLLQPLIDDRFIKGYGFGAFWASAEADAFINRWGYIGNAHSGYVETLLNGGLIQLVALLLLFAQALSKRYRALTTADQSARYQACALVIIGLFVVTNYVAYVIPNYRSGEFLLFCVLSLTFRHHRLERTAVRRPGVESRPLRNAFQEQRPC
- a CDS encoding glycosyltransferase family 2 protein, translating into MLNEPVPPLTVCVVIPLYNAAASIVQTLDSVCGQTRLPDKVIVVDDGSSDAGAQIVKDYPAPFPLLLLQQANQGPATARNRGIFSAEETFIAFLDADDRWHPQKLEKQLALFADLTRQGRKVGLIDCYQMSEFDDGKRQLEDRRKHGDHFADFIRENMINGTSGVLALRETILAIGGFEQSLRFAEDRLLWTRIAELAEIHTVPQILHWRAVSSGNITAQPHKYYPHKIRFIELYLSRYGARLSKQQRIHFVLANHAEFLNAFSRRGDHTRVIQVFRQMLAHSWQTLLFFHGKPTLRYLYARLKTLRRHA
- a CDS encoding oligosaccharide flippase family protein, which translates into the protein MANHRLMTLIWIFTEKFGLIFLSMITFVVYAHLLTPTELGVGTVIIAIVEVVGILFSSMLEDPLVRLQRMEDKHVSSVFWFAVLVSLASIALISLGVMLYTTSAELRWMTAVASVKILFTLMARVYVAQMRRSGNFKLLASRTLLGKVAGGLGGVAVALLGLGPWAVIAQALIMDCISAVVLMRNDPRRIPLHIDRQVLGEVLRAGTPVAINVMSSQTLQRGVNVILGLTAGAHAVGMFNLAMRIIDLPRSAIYNGLMSYALPVFARRSAEPARLIGVIGDSTAISGFVLTPLFFGIALTANDIILLIFGAKWADAIPMLQVLACTAALGNLALYATTALVAVNRTHLTLKAEVGTTLLALSLVYLFGAQLGGMAAAWALLLRMVLMTPLQIRGLHAAIGYHWRTCLQSGYRSMVASWVMVMAVIWTSAHSGLSGYLHLLCDIAVGTVTYGLVYSLLHPRWPHEFKLVFTAR
- the galE gene encoding UDP-glucose 4-epimerase GalE → MRKTTLITGGAGYLGSHTALQLIEAGRSVLILDNLSNSCRESIARLEQLSHSRIDFIEGDIRDAALLEEIFSTYDIDAVLHFAGLKAVAQSVRRPMDYYANNVVGTLSLCQAMARAHVFNLVFSSSATVYGEPAATPIVEASGTGKPANPYGRSKLMIEELLSDLARSDSRWSIAVLRYFNPIGAHPSGRIGEAPNGLPNNLLPCLTQVAMGLMPALTVYGNDYPTADGTCVRDYIHVVDLAEGHLKALQVLQAGAGLHIWNLGTGIGYSVLQIISGFEDVTGISIPYRFAERRAGDVAECWADVDKARRELGWSAQRDLTQMLIDSWHWQSNNPRGYSPQPAPLLAVGMK
- a CDS encoding family 16 glycosylhydrolase encodes the protein MSRYSWLLLALTLLAASARGELERPTADGLVLWLDADDPAAMTLDARNQLLRWHDKSTHGHHVEVDNPKAVTLPLRVSDALNGRGVVRFSGTAAFLGAAIRTGKGPVTVFVVSRRLPEQAGGKAWQRLFSSRPQLADNDNVAPNFGISVQQTTAYPATLAFLEANDVPIGPFAVARNVVGTSEILRGDVAEVLVYDRPFSSQAERRSVFEYLAKKWAVAIPPQVDAWTRIGPLGPTPTPENADLPLSDQANVGRWQRDTRLSDEFNGTALDPVRWHVNNATGTDSLGRKPALFLPENARVGNGNLNITFRKQTLPEKYVSLGYKDYSSAMVRTEERGLYGYYEARAKPMNSAGSSAFWLAWTGLPDNATEIDIFEIGGKTKNEAFDRLYNMNAHVWATPQSTQHLSAGSSWVAPWRLANTFHVYGFDWQPDTLRWYVDGVLVREARNTNWHFPMQIVFDSEAMWDWFGVVDDADLPSIFRIDYVRVWQRP
- a CDS encoding cupin domain-containing protein, with the translated sequence MQRTLLIATATGLLTLVGLVHAAQPPSMNWQQGLSRTDLVHQDLGAADREVLQARVDFAPGVTSPKHSHPGVEIAYVISGTFEYQLEGRAPVTLKAGDSLFIPAGVAHVARNVGSEKGSELATYIVEKQRPLLQLQQ
- a CDS encoding transcriptional regulator GcvA; protein product: MVARIPSLNGLRAFESAARHMSFTKAAEELNVTQTAISHQIRRLEDELGIRLFLRLKDGLALTTEGHAYLPGIRSAFHELRYSTEMLRESTNNSVLTISTLVSLASKWLLPRLASFQDAFPNIDVRVTASTDLVDFRKGGIDAAIRYGFGDWKGLRADWLMSDEIFPVCSPKLLTGPKALTKPVDLANHTLLQVSGMTSNDWNMWLSAAGQPKKLAEGTRLTFDLAMMAVQAAIDGLGVCIGRSTYVDDDLKAGKLVAPFKLKLKSDLGFYLVTPLEIAESKKVVAFRSWLIDLVQNADIASLPQTAP